Proteins from a single region of Alphaproteobacteria bacterium:
- a CDS encoding MlaD family protein has product METRANYVLVGGFVLLLVLVGFGFVVWLANIKFDRVEKAYYLLFTDSVSGLTEGGTVSYRGVKVGRITRISIDPDNVEQVRVDLAIDSDVPIKTDAVASMQFQGITGLSYIEISGGTREAAVLPDGAPITTQPTGLQEVIQNAPELLNQLILAVDRFNTLLDAQNQEAFAAMLDNLAQVSAALADADDGVPRLMQAITGAAERFDETSATLANDLPALLSHLDTAVLDASSVLAGVDAEIGPAAQSVARAADAVTGAAGQIEGILAENRSDLRDFVGTGLVELSATIAEVRDVIGQLSRIVTELERAPSRFFFGDSTEGYEFQ; this is encoded by the coding sequence ATGGAAACCCGTGCCAACTACGTGCTGGTCGGCGGCTTCGTCCTGCTGCTCGTGCTGGTCGGCTTCGGCTTCGTCGTCTGGCTGGCCAACATCAAGTTCGACCGGGTCGAGAAAGCATATTATCTGTTGTTCACGGACTCGGTCAGCGGGCTGACCGAAGGCGGCACGGTCAGCTATCGCGGCGTCAAGGTGGGGCGGATCACCCGCATCTCGATCGACCCGGACAACGTCGAGCAGGTGCGGGTCGACCTGGCGATCGACAGCGACGTGCCGATCAAGACCGACGCCGTCGCGTCCATGCAGTTCCAGGGGATCACCGGCTTGAGCTACATCGAGATCAGCGGCGGCACCCGGGAAGCGGCCGTCCTGCCGGACGGCGCGCCGATCACGACCCAGCCGACGGGCCTGCAGGAGGTCATCCAGAACGCGCCCGAGCTGCTGAACCAGCTGATCCTGGCGGTCGACCGCTTCAACACCCTGCTGGACGCGCAGAACCAGGAAGCCTTTGCCGCGATGCTGGACAATCTCGCCCAGGTGTCGGCGGCACTGGCCGACGCCGACGACGGCGTGCCCCGGCTGATGCAGGCGATCACCGGCGCGGCCGAGCGCTTCGACGAGACCAGCGCCACGCTGGCCAACGACCTGCCGGCGCTGCTCAGCCACCTCGACACCGCGGTGCTCGACGCCTCCTCGGTGCTGGCCGGGGTCGATGCCGAGATCGGGCCGGCGGCACAGAGCGTGGCGCGCGCCGCCGATGCCGTGACCGGCGCGGCGGGGCAGATCGAGGGCATCCTCGCCGAGAACCGGTCGGACCTGCGCGATTTCGTCGGCACCGGTCTGGTCGAGCTGAGCGCCACCATCGCCGAGGTCCGCGACGTGATCGGCCAGCTGAGCCGGATCGTCAC
- a CDS encoding ATP-binding cassette domain-containing protein: MVEPARESLNRGEAIAIRIRGLRNQFGSQVIHDGLDLDVRRGEVLGVVGGSGTGKSVLLRTIVGLNRQRAGTVEVLGADMARLDDAGRARMQAQWGVLFQNGALFSSLTVLENVMAPMREHRDWPAALARDLAALKVRMVGLPADACAKFPSELSGGMRKRAGLARALALDPPLLFLDEPTAGLDPIGAAEFDQLLLSLTQSLGLTVFMVTHDLDSLAAICDRIAVLVDKKVIVDTMPNLMQLDHPWIRAYFHGPRARAALRAAE, from the coding sequence ATGGTCGAACCGGCCCGAGAATCCCTGAACCGCGGCGAGGCGATCGCCATCCGCATCCGCGGCCTGCGCAACCAGTTCGGCAGCCAGGTCATCCATGACGGCCTCGACCTCGATGTCCGCCGCGGCGAGGTGCTCGGCGTGGTCGGCGGTTCCGGCACCGGCAAGTCGGTGCTGCTGCGCACCATCGTCGGCCTCAACCGGCAGCGTGCCGGCACCGTCGAGGTGCTGGGCGCCGACATGGCGCGCCTCGACGATGCCGGCCGGGCCCGGATGCAGGCGCAGTGGGGCGTGCTGTTCCAGAACGGGGCGCTGTTCAGCTCGCTGACCGTGCTGGAGAACGTGATGGCGCCGATGCGCGAGCATCGCGACTGGCCGGCCGCGCTGGCCCGCGACCTGGCCGCGCTCAAGGTGCGCATGGTCGGCCTGCCCGCCGACGCCTGCGCCAAGTTCCCGTCCGAGCTGTCCGGCGGCATGCGCAAGCGGGCCGGGCTCGCCCGCGCCCTGGCCCTGGACCCGCCTTTGCTGTTCCTCGACGAACCCACCGCCGGGCTGGACCCGATCGGCGCCGCCGAGTTCGACCAGCTGCTGCTCAGCCTGACACAAAGCCTTGGTCTCACCGTATTCATGGTGACCCATGACCTCGACAGCCTGGCGGCAATCTGCGACCGCATCGCCGTGCTGGTCGACAAGAAGGTGATCGTCGATACGATGCCGAACCTGATGCAGTTGGACCACCCTTGGATTCGGGCCTATTTCCACGGGCCGCGCGCCCGGGCAGCGCTGCGCGCGGCGGAGTAG